CTTTTGAAACAGATAACTCTAGCAATAGACATATATAcgagcatctccaagggaaAAGGTAAAGGTAAAGTTaaataactatcatatttaccTCTTCTTCGTAAAGTTTCATGCTCCAACTGAAAAGTGTACTTGGGGAGGTATTAtaccttctttcattttgagaaggtatctTTACATCTTCTTGAtagaaaaaggtaaaaagttagttatttttgtttgacattttaatttatcttcttttcttgGAGTCTATTACTTTTTATGAAGGTATAATAatctttttgagaaggtaaatgagaaatatacttttttctcttgGAAATGCTCGGATAAATGGGAAGATTAAGCTCTAAGTTTGTTATATTTAGCAATTAAGCTCTACATGATGTACGCGATCAATCCATATGATGTATTAGTAGTATGAATGCTCATTTTGGTGATGTACGCGATCAATACATATAATGACAACAGAGCATATCTTATGTCATAAGCTTGAGAGGATAATTATTTTGGACATAACgtgaatttttattagtataacaTCACCGCAGATGCACTTTGGGAATACATAAGTTTCCCAGAGTGGAGCAGTTGTAgtaagtaattaaaaaaacagaacATATAATGTGTGCCTCATCCCAAAGTCTAGTATACGTAGAATGTTTAGTTGTTGTTGGGCCAGAACTGAGCCTGGAGGTAATCGATGATGTTCTTCTCAACTTGGAAGGCCTTGGCCAACACATCAGGGTTGATTGGGGGGTCTGACCCAAACACCGCGTTGGCAATGGTAATGACGCCCGGATTCTGGCTGCCGAAGCCAGCAAAAGCAACAGCGTTGGTCTTGCCGACGTTGATCTGGAAGTGGATGAGGCCTTGTGGGAAGACGAAGACATCTCCGGCTTTCAAGTACTTGGTGAAGAGCTTGTTCCTCTGGTTAGCATTAGCGGGATTGGAAGTGACGAATCCCACATAGAGTGCCACTTCCAACAATAGGAAGGCTTCCGTTGCACGAGGGTGGGTGTGGGGTGGGTTTAAGCCGTAGGGGGCGAAGTCGAGCCGGGCCAAAGACACGCCGAGTGTGTTGAGGCCTGGAAGCTGATTAACGTTGACTGCGGTCACGGCTGAGCCGAGCTGATTTGATGTGTTTCCTGGAATGTTGAGACCCTGGAATAGGAAATCCTCCGCAACCACCAAGTTGGGGTCTTTGCAAAACTTCCCATTCACAAAAACtacatacaaaaaatttattactatatgaaTACTAGAAtaagaatattataattttaatattcgTAAGTTAGATTACCATCAGCCTTGTTATCAGGAAGAGCAACACAGAAATCCTGAAGAGGGTTGGGATCTGCTGCATATGCGATTGAAGCGCACGACAACAGAACAGCAATGGCGCACAAACCCATCTTCATTTTGATTACTTGCTATATATGTGAGTGtgctttgtttcttttttttgtttgagcTGTGCTGTGATGGATAACTGAGCATGAGAAACAATCTATTTATAGGAGAAAAATAGAAGCCTTCTACTATAATACTCatcacatttaatttcaagTCGATACCATCAACATACGTTTTGCCTTCCAAGTGCTAATTAGCTTCCTGTTATTTCATAATCATACCTAATACATTTCTAGACTTGTTGAACACAAAACTATGCATGCAGGTTCTATATTTTCTATCCAGTAAACGTTAAGAACCTGCTACTTTGGCTTGACAACTTAATTTTGAGGTACTTTTGTTAGTTTTGTGAATTACTGCTATAGACCTACCATGGAGTACAACTTTACACCACATCAAGTAAGAGACAGAGGCATTAGCATATGATTATTAGTGTTGCGCGATTTCTCCAAAAGGGAACCTAAAATAGACAATCACCAACCTTAACACTCTCTCTCAGCTTCTCCTCCTTTGTCGTGCTGCTGCCTCGCTTCTGAAAATATGTCAATCAAACTCTCCTGCTCTTTAATTAGCTCCTCGTGTTTTTTTGCTGCCTCCTCTAGCTGTTGAATGATAATTAATGGTGATGCATCAACCCAAAGTAGAAATGCACTATATACAACCCACACTATAAATCACAGCTTAACGCGCTGTTATTTAAGAGCCCACGGGATTTTACAAGTGACAGAAGTGACcaattattttgcaatcaaCCTTACAGGatcataaacaaataaatcatgcaaTAACATATCAACAAGGTATTAATAGGAAAATATAGTGATGACAACCAAATATCAATGAACACAACCTGAGCTTCGGAGAGATTTGgatctttctttttctttttgcaaaCTATGCAGCAAATCAAGGCACCTCTctgattcacttggattttacatgattttagagggtagttttacttggttttgatcatatattgtgtactttgagacatggttatagctacttctttattatgttggtattttgaccattttgtgaagaatgtgtagaaaaatgtacaaaatatgtggatgtgcaacTGCTCAATGTTCGAGACAGCTTatctggagattttgaagtccgatTCGCATGTaatgcataccattctcttcgtcttcgaaagagcttcgcgtggatatcttacacgtctcaatcggagttcggtagaagaagttatggccgttttacCAAGACTGCGCAGTGCAGTGACAttgctggcgggtcgccaggttcgttTGCACTGCACTGCGCAGTCTTGgtaaaacggccataacttcttctaccgaactccgattgagacgtgtaagatatccacgcgaagctctttttcgaagacgaagagaatggtatgcattACATGCGAatcggacttcaaaatctccagatAAGCTGTCTCGAACATTGAGCAgttgcacatccacatattttgtacatttttctacacattcttcacaaaatggtcaaaataccaacataataaagaagtagctataaccatgtctcaaagtacacaatatatgatcaaaaccaagtaaaactaccctctaaaatcatgtaaaatccaagtgaatcaactcccccaaacttaaacaATTGCAAGTCCTCgagcaatgaagaaaaagaactaGAAGAAACTTGGATTCAAAAGAGGTTTAGACATCATCATCGTCTCAAAGAATACGGAATAAAGGAGCATATCACAATACAAATTCCATCAAGTCAAGCCGTCGAATGCACTTTTACTACTAACTCGTATATCACCTTGGATTCATGCTTCACTCGggatgtatatatgtgtgtatattcACCTCACTCAAAGTGTATAAGATATAAAGTAACActcaaatcaatcaaaaatgCATGGTTTACCATAGGTTTGCTCAATGTCTAACCTCTCTTCTACTTCGTGTGACAATAAATCTagagtccgaaaggtcttttgTTTAGGttataatgtaggctctttggtaagGTAGGGTATATTTGGCTAAAGTGACTAAATTcccaaaaagataaaatccCAAGAAATTGCACAATCCACTTTCAACTTCAACCATTCGCCAAAACACTTTTCCACAATAACTAGACTCTGTCTAATTTCTTCCCAACTTCCGAAGGCCTTGAATTATtctctatatactatatatatttttttcctttttcttttccattttttttcttttgttctttcttttcttttctcttttttttttctaagtaCAACCAATTTTCAACTTGATAAGCTAAACACGACCAATTTCTTTCAACAACTAAACTCTccaaattcttcttttcataGCTCAACAATTCTAGAGTCTAGGATTCCCAACCCACTTGATTAGCTTGACAAAAGAAAAGGCAATAGGCTCAAACTTGGCTATCAAGggtattattatataataaggTTAGTGTTTAGGTAAAAAATGAGGCTAACAACAATGGCCTAACATCTTCCCCTATCTTTAAGGTCACTATGTAAACTCAAGAAGAcaaggagcaagttctagaaacacaTACACAATTGATGATAAATCACACATGAAAGAATTAAAAGCTCAAGTCTCACTGGGCAAATAGCATGAATCAAGGCAAACAAGCAATTCGTTACTTATGCATCCTATTACTCAAACTCTCAAGTCAATGGTCAAGTGATAGCTCAAAGTGGAAGGTTCTTTTATCATAGACGACTAGTCTTCACCCAAATTACTACCAagtttttcaattcaatttcaattttttttttttcaataaatccCAACCAATCAAAGCAAAAATTCATGGAGttctaacaaaaataattctatcctaaaaaaaataaagcaacaaaaagCAATAAGATACGTACCTCGTTAGTGTCCCTATCCACCAtatcatccccccaaacttattcaaagCTAAGCaaagaataagtttgaaaagttggATTTTCTATCAATCTTGGAAGCATATGATCTAGCCAATCTCTTCTTCCACCAAGTAGTTTTCAAAGCTCCATCACAAATTTTGGTTTCCACTTTGGGTGAATTTTCAGCttgttttcttctccttcactTTAGGATTTGATGCGGTCTCTTCTTTAGAAATTGATCCACCACATGAACCAAACATCCACCGTGGCAATGAAAAATCCCCCAATGTGGACTCAATTGCTTGTGTCTTTTGGATCTCTACAGCTTTTCCCGTTGCAAGGAATGGACGCCCCAGGATAATCGGCACATTCATGTCTTCCTCCATATCCAACACTACAAAATCGACGGGAAATATGAAGTCGTGTACCTTCACCAGAACATCCTCAACAATTcctttagctactcatgttcatcgcaaaagttaaagaaatattcaaagaaatattcaaaaacattgtttgaacaagaataaaactaaaagtagaaactcctagaattggattgggcggattggaggTCTCGTCTTCAANNNNNNNNNNNNNNNNNNNNNNNNNNNNNNNNNNNNNNNNNNNNNNNNNNNNNNNNNNNNNNNNNNNNNNNNNNNNNNNNNNNNNNNNNNNNNNNNNNNNCTATTTCGAAAGTCCATGACTCCTAAAAAATCGAGTAAAATGACCGCagtttataagaaaatattggcCTAGTCAAATGCATGATTGGTactctagattttatttttacttaggtaaattacaaataaatttattcatcCATTATTCATAGATATTCAATCAGACATACCCTTGTGTTTTTTGTGTACtacttaaattaatatttgtcCAGCATGGTAGTAATCATATCCAGAGAAGGCTAAAACTGCATATATATGTTTTCTGATCATTCTAATGCACGACTATATGCTCATTTCCTCACTTTATCCACAGTGGATATTCATACACCAATGATTTCTAGTGGTAATATCTATATTGGCTAAGGTGAAAATGAAAGTTCTACAGCCTTGACTTGCATATTCAAAGCAAAGGAAACTTGCATATCTCAGTTTGCTAAGATATTCTATGTGAGTTGttttacaccaaaaatgagcagtaaaaaatcaacttaattatTATACATATGGAGGTACTTCtactatatattatcaatTGATTTTGGGAagtggagtaatttttatggtTTGGTTTGTCTTCCATTCACGCATCATAAATGATCATGTTCAAATATTAACATATACGAATGATAGGCAGTGATGGGGCATGGCCGCAGCCCTTACTACCAAGTTTTTCTGCATCCGTCCCTGGGCATGGTAACATAATCGAGCAGGTGAGCTAATGAGAGAAGATAACAAGAAAttagaagagaagaaaattcCTAGCACGTTGTTTGAAAAAGTTATATGGGCTGGTTTATATCCATCGCAATATTAGTTGATGATAAATGGAG
The genomic region above belongs to Salvia hispanica cultivar TCC Black 2014 chromosome 3, UniMelb_Shisp_WGS_1.0, whole genome shotgun sequence and contains:
- the LOC125215794 gene encoding putative germin-like protein 2-1; amino-acid sequence: MKMGLCAIAVLLSCASIAYAADPNPLQDFCVALPDNKADVFVNGKFCKDPNLVVAEDFLFQGLNIPGNTSNQLGSAVTAVNVNQLPGLNTLGVSLARLDFAPYGLNPPHTHPRATEAFLLLEVALYVGFVTSNPANANQRNKLFTKYLKAGDVFVFPQGLIHFQINVGKTNAVAFAGFGSQNPGVITIANAVFGSDPPINPDVLAKAFQVEKNIIDYLQAQFWPNNN